The Flavobacterium psychrotrophum region CTGAACCGTGCCAAGAACGGTGAGCTTTACCAAACCAACAGCGTTAAGTTTGAGTTGCAGGATTACCAGAACCAGCTTGCCATAAATGCCGAAAAACTAAAATCTGAACGCAAACTGTTTTATTACATCATAGCAGTAGCTGCAGCACTGCTTGCTATTATTATACTGCTTATGCGAAATATATCGGTGCGCAATAAGCAACGGCAGCTACTGGCTGAGCGCAACGAGAAAGAACTGGCACTCGAACTTGAAAAAGAAAAGAATGAAAAGCTGCTCCTCGCCCGAGAAATAGCCGAAAAAGAAGCAGCATCCTTACTGGAACAGGAACGCCTTAAGAATGAAATAGAAGTGCGCAACCGTAAGCTTTCCGCACGTGCCTTATACCTTTCCGGCCGTAATGAACTGATAGAAGAAGTTATAACATCATTATCACAAAACACGGCAGTTGCAGATAACGCATCGCTAACACAGCAGCTGCGTTCCTTAAAAGGGCACCTTAAAAATAATGATGAGTGGGATAGTTTTATTACCCATTTTGAAGAAGTAAACCACGGCCTGCTCGAAAAGCTAAAGGCTAAGCATCCATCTATAACCGCTAACGACCTGCGTTTTATTGCTTACATCTACATGAACCTGAGCACTAAAGAAATTGCCACGCTGCTAAACATCACTCCAGAAGCCTGCCGCAAGCGCAAAGAGCGCCTGGCATCTAAAATGGAACTCCCGAATAATACGTCGCTCTACGATTATCTCTCGTTTGTTTCGTAATGCACATTATTTTTATTTCTTAAATAAACGTTAAGCCGGAAAAATTTTTACCTTTAGCCGCTACGTTAACCAACGGAAAAACACATGAAAAACTTATACTTAGCCCTTACGTTTGTACTGGCTGCAAACACACTTAGCGCACAAACTAAAGACACCGAAACGGCCGATAAGCTTTTTGCCCGTTTTGAGTATGTAGATGCCGCAAAAGAATACCTTAAGCTTACTAAAAAAGGCAAAAGCCCATATGTTTACAAACAGCTTGCAGACAGCTACTTTAATGTTTTTAACAGCAAAGAAGCTATAAAATGGTATGCAAAAGCCATAGAAAGCAAGCAGGATGCCGAAACATACTTTCGCTATGCCCAAATGCTGAAGGCTGAGGGCAAGTATGAAGAAGCGAATGCACAAATGCAAAAGTTTGCAACACTGGCGCCAGACGACCAGAGGTCTAAAACATTTTTACAGGACCCCAATTACCTGCCAAGGCTACGTAGCCAGGCAAAACTTTATGACGAAAAGTTACTGGACATTAACGATGAAAAGTATGCCGACTTTGGCGGTGTAATAACCGACGATAATACATTTTACTTTGCCAGTTCGCGGAATACTCTTCGCAAAACCTATGGCCGTAATGAAGAGCCATATCTTGATATGTATACCGCTACATACACAAACGGCACCTTTAGCAAGCCAACGGCTATAAGCGACATTAACTCTAAATGGCACGATGGCCCGGCAAGCGTTACCGGAGATGGTAATGTAATGTATTTTTCGAGCGAAAGTTTTGTAAACGGCACGTTTGAAAAAGACGACTCAGGGCAGCGCACCGGTTTGATACACCTTTTCCGTGCAGAGAAAAAAGATGGCAAGTGGACTAACATTAAGCCGCTGCCGTTTAACGGAAAAACCTGGAGTACCGGAAACCCATCTGTTACTAAAGATGGTAAAACACTCTACTTTGCCAGTAACCGCAAGGGTTCTATGGGCGGTAGTACCGATATCTGGAAAGTAGAAGTTAAAGGTCCTAACGCGTATGGCGAACCTGTAAACCTGGGCAACAAGATAAATACCGAAGGCAGGGAGAACTTTCCTTCTATTACAGATGATGGTAAGTTATTTTTTGCGTCAGACGGGCGCAAGGGCTTTGGTGCACTTGATATCTTTATGATTGACCTGGCCCACAATGGCGAAGCCCTTAACGTAGGCCAGCCGGTAAACTCGCCACTTGATGATTTTGCCTTTAGCTTTAACGTAAAACATAACATAGGCTTTTTTAGCAGCAATAAAGCCGGTAAAGACAACATATACCTTGCCACCCCTATTTGTGGAGTAGAAGCCGTTGTAACCGTAAAAGACGAAGTTACAGGCAAACCTATTCCGGTTGCTAAAGTAGCCATACTCGATGAAAAGAATAACATCATCGAAACCCGCGAAACATCGGCAGATGGTGTACTTACATACAGCGTAGACTGTAACAAGCCCTTCAGGCTACTAGCCGAAGCCAGTGGTTATGAAAATGCTACTGTGGCACTTCCGGCCACTAACGGCGGCAAACTAGACCTTATTGCAAACCTGAAACCGCTTAGCGCCCTTATTGTAGATGGCAAGATAATGCTGAAAAACATTTACTTTGAGTTCGACAAAAGCTTTATTACACAAGATGCGGCAACTGAGCTAAACAAGCTTGTACAAATCATGAAGGCTAACCCTACCATGATCATAGAGCTTAAAGCGCATACCGATACCCGCGGTAGTGCAGAGTATAACCTGAAACTATCTGACGACAGGGCAAAGGCTACCGTGCAGTATGTAATATCGCAGGGCATTGCCGCAGAGCGTATTTCGGGTAAAGGTTATGGCGAGAGCGAGCCTATTGTAAAATGCGGTGATAATTGTACTGACGAAGAACATGCAAAAAACCGTAGGTCTGAATTTATTATTGTAAAAAAATAGGTTTTACAAATCCTGTAAGTGGGCAATGGTTTTTGTAAATATGGTAAAGCCAAATATGGTTACCACTTTTATAGTACGAAGCACATTACAGTCTTTACTAAATATGTGCATTGTTTTTGTTTTAACCAGTTTCATAATAATGCAAATTATAGATTTAATATCCTTTTAATTTAAACGGCTGCCGCGCTTGCCTCACAACGCAGCAGCCGTTTTTATTTAACTTTCTTACTCAAACATACTATTCTTACATTATTTATTTTTTTAAATAATAGACAAACAACAGTTAAGCATCGGTAAATGGCATTTTTGTAATGTCCGGTGGATAAGCGCTTCTTACATATTGGCTAAACTTTAAGATTGTCTCCGTTTACAATTTGCTAACGCTTTAGTAATTTTGTACTGCTAATTAGCCTATACGTTATGCAATTAAACCTAACGGAAATTGAACGGGTAAAAACCATTTCCAAAGAAGACTTCTATAACAACTACGTAAAAAAGCAAAAACCCCTGGTAATAGAGCAGCTAACACAAGACTGGCCTGCCTATGAAAAGTGGAAGCTTAACTATATTAAAGACATAGCCGGAGACAAAACCGTACCCCTGTATGATGACAGGCCAGTATCTCACGAAGATGGCTTTAACCAGGCACATGCCACCATGAAGATGGGCGAATATGTAGACCTGCTGCAAAGTAAACCTACTAATTACCGCATTTTTTTATACAACCTCATGAAGGAGGTGCCATCGCTAAAAAACGATTTTAAATGGCCTGACATTGGGTTAAGACTGGTAAAACAACTGCCCATGCTTTTCTTTGGCGGAGAAAACAGCAGGGTATTTATTCACTACGATATCGACTTTAGCAACATACTACACTTTCATTTCCACGGAAAAAAACGCTGCATCTTATTTGACCCAGGCCAAACGCCATACCTGTATAAAGTACCCCATGCGCTTATATCAAGAGAAGATATTGATTTTGACAATCCTGACTTTGACATATGGCCGGCACTAAAGCAGGCAAAAGGGCTTGTTGCAGATCTTAGCCACGGAGAAATGCTTTATATGCCCGAAGGCTACTGGCATTACATGAAGTATGTAACCCCGGGTTTCAGCATGAGCTTAAGGGCTTTTCCGCGCAGGCCACTAAACCTTATGAAAGCAGCTTACAATGTTACCATAATGCGCTGCTTTGACAATTTTATGCGCAGGTATAAAGGCCAGGCCTGGATAGACTATAAAAACCGTGAGGCCATTATCCGTACACATAAAAAGCTGAACCTGCCGGTAGAAAGCTTTTAAGAAAATTACAGTCCCGTTTTAAAGCGGGATTCTTTATTTTTACACTCATGGATACAGGCCACAAAACATATACGGTAGATGAAGCCACCCGAAAGCTAGAATATTTTTGCAGCTACCAGGACCGTTGTCATGAAGAAGTATTGCAAAAGCTTAAAAGCCTGCGCATGATACCACAGGCAATAGATGCAATAATGGCTCATTTAATAGAACATAATTTTTTGAATGAAGAACGTTTTGCCTGTAGTTTTGCCCGTGGTAAGTGGCGTATAAAACAGTGGGGAAAGCGCCGCATTGTACAGGAACTCAAATTCAGAGACATTTCACGCTATAATATAGAGCGCGCACTCAAAGAAATTGATGAAGAAGAATATATAAATCAATTCAGTAAACTGGCAGAAACACAGTGGGAAAATATAAGGGAAACTTCCATCCTTAAAAAAAAGAAAAAACTTACAGATTTTTTATTGCGAAAAGGATATGAAAACGACATTATATATGACAAAATTAACAATCTGACTGAATTTTGATATTAATATTTTAAATATTTCGCAATTCACAAAATTTTGTTAAATTAGCAAATTCCTTCAATTGTCCCTAACTGAAGCAAAGGAAAAAGCCCTATATGAAATACATTTTTTATCTACTTATATTTTTTGTAAGCTTTACGTGCTTTGCGCAACGCGAAAACGAATTTTCTAAAACGATAAAAGACGCGCAGCGCCTGGTTTACAAACAGCCGGACAGTGCACTTGTAATTGTAAAGAGAGTACTGGCAAAGCCTAACCTGCCAGATACTATTTATGGCAGCATGTATAACATTTATGGTATATACTATGGTATGCGCGGCAACAACGATTCTCTTATTTATTATCAAAAAAAGTCTATATCGTACTTAGATAATTATCCCGAATTTAAAGCACGCAGCCTGGCAAACCTAGGTGTAGGCTACAGGAACAAAGGCGAATACAATACTGCCATAAGCACATTTAATGCCGCGCTTGAAATTAACCGGAAAATAAAAAATGATACCGGTATAGCAGTAGATTATGGCGAACTGGCAAGTGTATACAACACTATGGGAGATTATGAAAAATCTATAAATCTCCTTATCAGCGCAATAGATATAGTTAAAAAAGATAAAAAACAGGATAAACTGCCTGCCCTGCAACAAAAGCTTGCAAACACCTACCTGGCTCAGCGTAACTTTAAATTTGCAATAGACCTTTATATGGACTGCCTGCCTAATTTTAAAAAAATGGGCCAGCTGAAAAACTACTATCTTACGCTTGTAAACCTTGCAGAAGCACGCATACACCTTGAAGACCTTAGCGGAGCAAAAAGCGCGCTTGCCGAAGCCATTAAAGGGCTTGAAGATTTTGGAGATAAAAGCATTATAGGCATTTCTTATGGTAAGCTGGGGAATATAGAAGAGGGCCTTGGAAACCATGCAAAGGCACTGGCTTCTTATAAAAAGGGACTGGAGCTAATGCTTCAGGTAAAGTCTAACCGTGCAGTTCGTGTAGCATCAGAATATATTGGCTTATTAAACAAAGATAAAAATGCAGTAGCTGCCCTTGCATTAGCTGCCCGCATAGACCGTTCGGGACTTTTTGAAAACAGCCCTAACGAAGACAAGATGTTTTACAAAAAGGCAGTAGGTGATGCTTACAGCAACAACAACAACGAAAGCGCCGCCATAAAAGCCTATCAGGAAACCATAGTTATGAAAGACTCTATTGCGGCTAACGACAGGCAAACGGCAATAGGAGAAGCCCAGGCTAAATTTGAAACCGAATTGCAACGCGAAAAGAACGCAGCATTACAGGCCAATAACAAATCGCTCCAAAAGACGATAGAAGCAGAGAAAACACGCAGGTGGCTGTATGGCATGGGCATACTGGCTATAGGCATACTTATACTGCTTGCACTAAGGGGATACTTTTTAAAATCGCGCCTGCAGGCCGAACAACTGCGCACCATAGAGGCAGAGAAAAACATGATACAGCAGCAGCACCTGCACGAGCAGGAGCTTACCAATGCACAACGTGAAATAATAGACGAAAAGCAGCGCGAACTTACCAGTACAGCCCTGCGCATGGCTAATTTTCAAGATGGTGTAATGCAAATTATTGATAAGTGTAATACCGGCGAAATATCTAAGATGAGCGACCTTAAAAAGGAACTCCAGACTCTTGCTAAACAAGAAGATTACTGGAAACAGTTTGAAACCCGTTTTAACAACCTGCATCCGGAGTTTGGTAATTCGCTACAACACCGCTTTACAAAACTTACCAAAAACGATATTGAGTTTTGCTCACTACTTAAGCTTAACCTGAGCAATAAAGAAATAGCATCATTGCTTCAAATTTCGCACGAAAGTGCCATCACCAAAAAGTATCGCATCAAGAAAAAGATGGAAATAAATGATGATGATGAATTTGAAAGGATGCTGACGGAGATGTGATGTAGTAAACAGCCTGATTCAAAATCATACTGCGCCGTTAATCTAACCACAAGGCACACGAAGCTTATACAAAGTTGTATGCTTAGTGGAAAAAAAGCCTCAAGACATATCAATTCAAAAACTGTTTCCTGTATTCTACAGGGCTAAAGCCTGTTTCCTTTTTAAAAAGACGGCTAAAGTATGGCGGGTTTTCAAAGCCCAGTAAATAAGCCGTTTCTGCAATGGTTTTTTCGGGTAGCTGAAGTAAGTTCTTGGCCTCCCCTACTAAAAAAATATGGATAAGTTCCAGTGCCGTCTTACCGGTTTCCTGACGCAGCAGGTCGCTCAGGTAGCGGGTAGAGGTATTAAGCGCATCGGCCATCGCCTTTACTGTAGGCAGGCCACCGGTTTGCAACAGGCCTTTTTCAAGATATGATGCGAGCAGGCTATTGAACTTTGATACCGTAGCTCCGGAAAGCTCTGTACGGTTAATAAACTGTCGTTTATAAAAACGCTGCGAATATTTTAATATAGAGTCGATATGGGTCAGGATAATGTCACGGGTATACTCGTCCTGGTTGGCATTGTTTTCGTCTTCAATTTTAAAATACAGCTCCCATATTATCTCCTCCTCGCGCGGCGAAAGGTGCAGAGCTTCGTTAACCTCATAATCAAAAAAGCCATACTTTTTTATCTGGTCGTGCAGCAGGTGCCCGTTAAGGTAATCTTCGTGAATGTAAATAATAAAGCCTTTTTCTTCCAGCTCCAGATCTTTTATCTCTACAATTTGCCTTGGCTTGATGAATGAAAGCGAACCGTTTTCATGGTCGTATTTAGTACGCCCGTAATTAATAACACCCGATTTCATTTTTTTAAACATGATCGTATGAAAATCAGACGTAAACGCACCTTCGCCAATGTTACAGCTTACCAGACGTTCGCATAATATAAGCCCCAACATAGGATTTTCGGGTGGCGGGCAGCCGGTGTCGCGGCTAAGTTCTATGATACTGCTATAATGTTTCATGCTTTTAAATATAATATGGGCTGTCTCAATGTGTGATTAGTAAATTGAGATTCCTCCTATCGTCGGAATGACAAAACGCTATCAAAACGCCATTGAAACAGCCCTATAAAATTAATAAATTATGTGCAATTAATTACCATGTGCGGCTACGGCAACTTCATCCCAGGCATCCCACTCGGCTATACGGCCTTCATATACCTGTTTTGCCCAAGGTAATGCGTGTTTACCTAAGAACAACCTTAACGGAGGCTGTGCTGCATCTACAAGTTTAAGTACAGCTTCAGATGTAGCGGCAGGATCACCAAACAGGCCTTCCTGGCTATTAGCCTCGTTAAAGGCGTTCCTTACTTCGCTATAAACGTCAAGTTGCTGTGTTTGCAATGCGCTGGCTCCGGCCCAGTCTGTAGCAAAACCATTTGGCTCGATAAGCGACACATTGATACCAAAACCTTTTACTTCCTGAGCCAGCGTTTCGGTAAGTCCTTCTACCGCAAATTTAGAGGCATTGTACAAACCAAGAAGTGGCAGTGTTGTAATACCAAGCACACTGCTTACCTGAATAATGTGTCCGTACCCCTGCTCCCTGAATACAGGTACGACAGCCTGTGTAACCCATAATAAACCAAATACGTTAGTTTCTATCTGGGCGCGGGCTTCGGCTTCGCTGGTTTCTTCAATGGTACCAAAAAGGCCATAACCGGCATTGTTTATAACCACATCAAGCGTACCAAAGTGTTCTTTGGCTTTTGCTACTGCGGCAAAGCTTTCGTCGCGGCTGTTTACATCAAGCTTAATAGGTAGTATAGCATCGCCATAAGTAGCTACAAGATCGGCAAGGGTTTCAGTATTACGCGCCGTTGCCGCTACTTTATCACCACGTTTTAAAAAGGCTTCTGCCCAAAGTTTCCCAAATCCGCGGGAAGCACCTGTTATCAAAATTGTTTTAGACATTGTTTTGTATCTTTAAGATTATGATACAAAGGTATACCCGGTGCCCGCCCTGCGACTTATACAGAAATACGGAATGCTGATACAAAAGTGCGGGTATGTGACTAAAACACAAACAACAGGTTACGTGTAAAATACCTATTTATAGGTATTTAAAAAGATTTAGATATGTTATAAGTTAGCAAAGCGAACAAACTAGCAAACAACACCTTACATACATGAAGCTCAAAACCTTTTACCTGTTGGCATTTGCCTCGTTAGGACTCTGCTCCTGCTCAAATCTTTATGAAGTACATTATTTTAAAGATAAAATATCAAGCTCATCTTCAACAAAAGTTATCCCAAATTATTACAAAGTAGAAATTAGGGCACACTCATTCCTTTCGAGTTCAAGATATCTTTCAGGGTACTTTGACCAAAGCGCAATCAATCTTTATTTCAATGAATTTACCCAACCTGCAAATGGTAAATTATTTGGCAATAACGAATCATCATCAGCTTTTACCGATGAGAAAGGCAATGAGCTTGTACTTATATTTTCGACCAATTCTAAAGCTGTTTCAGACCAGATAGGTGCCATAGCAAAAAACCAGGTTGTATTAAACTCTGCGGCCACTGTTTTTTTGAAAGATAAATTTGACCAATCCCGAAAGCTTAGCCAGGAACTTGATAACGCTGATAATGACAAAAACACATTTATTTTTCAGGCAAATGCTTATCTTAAGGATATAACAACTAAAACTGAGGCAGAACAAAAACTTGCAATTCAACAGTTAATACAAACCTTAAATTAAGATTATGAACAGGATTTTGTTATTAATAGTAATGGTAATAATTTCTTCTGGCTGCAGCAGTAAGCTAAAAGTTATTGTAAGGACAGCAGATAGGGAACAAGTAATTAAGTATGGTGGTGATCTTATAAGAGCAGATATTGTGAATTCAACTGTAGCAATTGAAGCTTTTCTCAACAATTCAGCGTCAGACAAGAAATTAATACTTGATAAAATTAAAGCTAAAATAATCAGTGAGCATAAAGGAGGTAAGATTGAAGCCAATACAGAAAAACAATGGGGTGAAGATTTTGACTATGCAGTTGCAATAATTCGCAACCACAATAAAAAAGCAATTGACGCCTTATTAAAAATAACACCGGCAGCAGATACAAAAACAATTAATGATGCATATGTAGAAGCATATAAATATATTGATGATACAAGGCTGTTAACATCTACCTTTATATATAACATTACTACAGCAGCAGGTATAAAAAATCCGAATACTGCTGAATTAATATCCGGTACGGTGCTTGAAACCACTAAGAACGAACTTAATTCATCCAGGATGCGTTTTCCTATTATAGGCGACCCACTCACTTCTTTTATTACTAAAACAGAAAATAAGAATATATGGAAGAGCACCTTTAACAAAACCCGCTCATTTACTCTTTTTGGCAATTCTGACATTGCTGTTATACTTCGCTCTAATCCACCAGAAAAAGAACTTAAGAGTGGCGATTATAATAACAACTTCACTATTAAAGGCGTAAGAATGGATGCTGCAGATGCTACAAATGCCATTTTTACCAGCCTCGCCCAAACCATGAATTTTATTTCCAGCCTGCAGGGAATACCATTACCTCAATCCCAAAAACCAACTCAAGAGAATCCTGCACCTGAGACTACACAACTTATGCAAGATATAGAGACTAACACAAAAAGCTTTAATCTGGAAACTAAAAAACTGGAAACTGCAAAAAAATTGCTCTTACAAAAAATGCTTATTGAGAATACTCAATCAAAAAGTGGTGCTGATTTGACAGCAAGTATAAAACGTATAGAAGATTTTTGGAATGAACTAAAAAAAACACTTGAATAATGAGGAAAATTTATCAATTAAAAGAAAATCTTGATATTCCCGGACAAAATTTTATAGTCAAGAAAGGAACATTAGCCGAAGTAAATTATGTGTTTGATATCAAAGACAACGATATACCAACACAACTGGGACTAAACTTTGAAAATATTAACGGTACTTATACAATTGAAGAATCTTTTTTTAATGATTTGATTTTTTCAGAGAATATTACATTCTTAGAATCAAAATTTAACGAAGGAGATTGCGTAAAAAATGATAATCTTGGAACAGGCACAGTAATAAGCGTTGAGTATAAAGATTACTCCTTAAAGGGCAGATATTATTATTGGGTAAAATTTACAGATGGTGATTATTATACCGCAGAAAACTTTCTCGATTTTTGCTAAACACAAACCCCGCCCTTACATCAGCAAGGGCGGGGTTTCGTTATAAATAAAACTATAAAAGTTACCTACGGGTAAAACGCATCGCTAATCCATTATCTGCAACAATATTACCCTGCTCATCAGGAAGCCCTTCAGGAATATAAACCGACAAGGCATTGTCTTCTACTTTATAAAGATAAGTATGCCCACCCTCTATAGCAAAACCCTGTGCCGTAAGAGATACATTATAAGTACCCGAAGTAACCATAAAAGGATATTTGCTCTCTACCTTGTTGTTAACCACAAGCGTATTAAGATTAGTAAGCGTCCAGGTTATATCGCCGTTTTTTAGAGCAGGTAATTCCGCAAGAAAAGCTACATAGCTATCCATGTTCCATTTGCCGTTAGCAGTGCCGTCGTTAGCTACCGGGCTGGCATCATCGCTGGAGCACGAAGCAAATAGAACAGTAATAAACAAAAGTGTAAAAATCTTTTTCATGGTATTTAAAATATTAATTGGTTACGTAAAAACTATAATACGGGCTGTTACATTCCGGATAATCTACTGAACTTTATCAAAGAGCCATCCTGAAGCCCTTCTTCCCCTTCGGTTAAAGTAAGTTCATCTCCAATAATTGCATACCTGTAATACGACTCAAAATCATCGTGTTTTATAAGAATGCGCTTATTGTCTATAGAAATAGCATACGTGCCAGAGTAAGGATAAACGCGGGCATCATCGCTATTATTAACTACAATAAGCTTATCTCCATTAAATTGCCACACAACCTCATTAGCTGCGATTACCGGGGCGGGTAGGTCTGTATACATATATAATGCATCCATTTGCCACTTGCCGTTTAAGGCAGCGGCAGTATTGTTATCATCATCGTCAGAACACGAACAAAAGCTTGCTGCAACAAGCAAAAGTGTAAGGATTTTTTTCATGGCAATTATAATTGGTTTTGTTGTAAGATGCAAAAAACCTTTAAAGGTTGCTTATAAAAATGCCTTAAAACGAAAAAAACCGCCCTTGCATCTGCACGGGCGGTTTTTGTTATTCTGAAACAGCGTTTCCTTTGCTGTCATAAAAGTGGTATTCTAAAAACGTGTAAGCGTCACGTGGTATTACTTTTACCCATTTTTTATGCTCTAAATACCATTTAGCGCGTATAGATGGGAAACCTTTAGTAAGGTATGCCGCCACAAACGGGTGCGTATTAAGCACTACTTTTTTGTGGTTGCGGATAATTCTTTCAAGGTCGGCCGTTATGCGGTCTATTACCAGTATAGGGGCTTCAATTTCGCCTCCACCCGTGTTAGGGTTTTCCTCCCTGGTTTTAATATTTACCTCTGGCCTAACCCTTTGCCGCGTAATCTGGACAAGGCCAAATTTACTCGGTGGCAGGATCTTGTGTTTTGCTTTATCGTCGCTCATTTCCTCTCTCAGGAAATCATACAGTTTTTTGCGGTTATCCGGATTTCCCATATCGATGAAATCCACCACGATAATCCCTCCCATATCACGTAGCCTTAGCTGCCTTGCAATTTCGGCGGCCGCTATCATGTTTACTTCAAGGGCAGTATCTTCCTGACTCAGGGCCTTATTAGAGCGGTTACCACTGTTTACGTCTATAACGTGCAGGGCTTCTGTATGCTCTATAATAAGGTAAGCACCTTTGCTCATAGATACCGTTTTTCCAAAACTGGTTTTTATCTGCCTTTCTATGTTATATTTTTCAAACAAAGGCAGGTCGCGGTTTTGGTAATGCTTTACGATATTTGCTTTTTGAGGGGCTATCTCCTGCAGATAGTCCTTCGTTGCGTAAAAAAGATCTTCATCATCTACATAAATCCCGGTAAATGTGTCGTTAAACACATCACGCAGTATAGACGACACCTTGTTTACTTCACCCAGTATTTTACTTGGGTGGTGGGCGCTAGGCAGGCGTTTGCACATACCGGTCCACTTGTCTATCAGATTCTGGAGGTCTTTGTCCAGTTCTGCAACTTTTTTCCCTTCGGCTACCGTTCTTACGATAACGCCGAAACCTTTTGGCCTGATGGATTGCACCAGTCGTTTAAGGCGGTCTTTTTCTTCTTTTGACTCTATTTTTTGCGAAATAGAAATACGGTCGCTAAAAGGCACCAGTACCACATAACGGCCGGCCAGCGAAAGCTCTGAGCTTATGCGTGGGCCCTTGGTACTTATTGGCTCTTTTACCACCTGTACAAGAACGCTTTGGTTAGCACTAAGCACATCGGCTATGGCTCCGTTCTTATCTATTTCAGGTTCAAAAGCAAAATTTTTAAGGGAATAATCTTTTATTTTACCTGCGCTTACAAGTTTTATGAATTTCAGCGTAGAAAGAAGGTTTGGCCCAAGGTCATGATAGTGCAAAAAAGCATCTTTCTCAAAGCCAACGTTTACAAACGCAGCATTAAGGCCCGCTACGGGCTTACGAATTTTTGCAATAAAGATATCACCTACGTTAAACTGGCTCTTATCCTCCTTTTCTTTGTGTAATTCAATTAGTTTTCCATCTTTTAATAAGGCAAAATCTACGGCTTCAGAACCAGATCGAATAATCAATTCTTTGTTCACGCTGTACGTTTTTATCTGTTTATTGTTTATAGTTCATGGTTTATAGTTCATGGTTGCGCACGGCAACTACAAACTA contains the following coding sequences:
- a CDS encoding Rne/Rng family ribonuclease; the encoded protein is MNKELIIRSGSEAVDFALLKDGKLIELHKEKEDKSQFNVGDIFIAKIRKPVAGLNAAFVNVGFEKDAFLHYHDLGPNLLSTLKFIKLVSAGKIKDYSLKNFAFEPEIDKNGAIADVLSANQSVLVQVVKEPISTKGPRISSELSLAGRYVVLVPFSDRISISQKIESKEEKDRLKRLVQSIRPKGFGVIVRTVAEGKKVAELDKDLQNLIDKWTGMCKRLPSAHHPSKILGEVNKVSSILRDVFNDTFTGIYVDDEDLFYATKDYLQEIAPQKANIVKHYQNRDLPLFEKYNIERQIKTSFGKTVSMSKGAYLIIEHTEALHVIDVNSGNRSNKALSQEDTALEVNMIAAAEIARQLRLRDMGGIIVVDFIDMGNPDNRKKLYDFLREEMSDDKAKHKILPPSKFGLVQITRQRVRPEVNIKTREENPNTGGGEIEAPILVIDRITADLERIIRNHKKVVLNTHPFVAAYLTKGFPSIRAKWYLEHKKWVKVIPRDAYTFLEYHFYDSKGNAVSE